A window of Streptomyces marispadix contains these coding sequences:
- a CDS encoding selina-4(15),7(11)-diene synthase has translation MEHGLIVPPVFSPIPPAIHPRHEAINESTTAWANDYAIGSRELRERLVAHDIGTFAARVLPEGREEVVSILADFIIWLFGVDDGLCEEGELGKDPAELVGVLSRMLRVAQNPDVPMLAGNPLATGLRDLRHRVSRYATPGQEARWVDALREYFLSVVWEASHRSNETVPGLNDYTLMRLYDGATSVVLPLLEMGHGYELHPSERDSTAVRAVAEMAYFIITWDNDLFSYHKESRTQQYYLNVLRVLEHEQQLTPAEALTEAVAQRDRVMCLFLRLRDGLAATGSPQLRQYLENLGTFIRGAQDWGISSLRYTTPDDPAELPSTFRDTPTDDSDEALDIPAVAWWWDVLPERETFQPVRGEIHRSAAV, from the coding sequence GTGGAGCACGGGTTGATCGTTCCACCCGTTTTTTCTCCCATCCCGCCAGCGATCCATCCCCGTCACGAGGCGATCAACGAAAGCACGACGGCCTGGGCGAACGACTACGCCATCGGTTCACGCGAGCTGCGCGAGAGGCTCGTCGCACACGACATCGGCACCTTCGCCGCCCGGGTCCTCCCCGAGGGCCGCGAGGAGGTCGTGTCCATACTCGCGGACTTCATCATCTGGCTCTTCGGCGTCGACGACGGACTCTGCGAGGAGGGCGAACTCGGCAAGGACCCGGCGGAGTTGGTGGGCGTGCTCTCCCGAATGCTGCGCGTCGCCCAGAACCCCGACGTCCCCATGCTCGCCGGCAACCCCCTCGCCACGGGCCTGAGAGACCTGCGCCACAGAGTCTCCCGCTACGCGACACCGGGCCAGGAGGCCCGCTGGGTCGACGCCCTCCGCGAGTACTTCCTCTCCGTGGTGTGGGAGGCGTCCCACCGCAGCAACGAGACCGTCCCCGGCCTCAACGACTACACCCTGATGCGCCTCTACGACGGCGCCACCTCGGTCGTACTGCCGCTGCTGGAGATGGGCCACGGCTACGAACTGCACCCCAGCGAACGGGACAGCACCGCGGTCAGAGCCGTCGCCGAGATGGCGTACTTCATCATCACCTGGGACAACGACCTCTTCTCGTACCACAAGGAGAGCAGGACCCAGCAGTATTACCTCAACGTGCTCCGCGTACTGGAGCACGAGCAACAGCTCACCCCCGCCGAGGCGTTGACCGAGGCGGTCGCCCAACGCGACCGCGTCATGTGCCTGTTCCTGCGCCTGCGTGACGGGCTCGCCGCCACGGGAAGCCCGCAACTGCGCCAATACCTGGAGAACCTGGGGACGTTCATCCGCGGCGCCCAGGACTGGGGCATCAGCTCGCTCCGCTACACGACGCCCGACGACCCCGCAGAACTGCCCTCGACCTTCCGCGACACCCCGACCGACGACAGCGACGAGGCACTGGACATCCCGGCCGTCGCGTGGTGGTGGGACGTACTTCCGGAGAGGGAAACGTTTCAGCCGGTACGTGGCGAAATCCACAGGTCCGCAGCGGTCTGA
- a CDS encoding cytochrome P450, protein MSAALKAVPRAPGHTPLIGHALPLLRRPLDFMKSLRDTGDLVRVDVGTLPVYFVTSADLTHELLVTKARNFDKGRFFIRARNLVGDALPTAPSGIHKRHRRLMQPMFHQQRIARYAEVMATRAQAMADSWRPGQTVAVDEELAQFSVATLAETMFSAEISRPAADAVIRDVPILLKNALVRTVTPRLLDRIPVPANRRFDTAAKRLRTVIDEVIALSHQQGDQDHEDLLSLLMAARDSDSGDKLSDREVRDELVAIMFAGTETTASTLCWTFHELAAHPEVEEKLLAEIAAVAGDRAVTFEDVPKLVYMDRVLHEISRMHSVPLLMRQATAPVELGGWEVPVGTELAFSLYALHRDGRLYDEPERFDPDRWLEEPGTRIPREGYIPFGAGARKCIGDGFAWTEIVITLATVLRRWRFERVPGHNVREVASAVAHPDSLPMTVVPREG, encoded by the coding sequence GTGAGTGCTGCACTGAAGGCCGTACCACGAGCCCCCGGACACACACCCCTGATAGGTCATGCGCTGCCCCTGCTGCGCCGCCCCCTCGACTTCATGAAGTCGCTGCGGGACACCGGCGATCTGGTGCGCGTGGACGTCGGCACCCTGCCCGTCTACTTCGTCACCAGCGCGGACCTCACCCATGAGTTGCTGGTCACCAAGGCCCGCAACTTCGACAAGGGCCGCTTCTTCATACGGGCGCGCAACCTCGTAGGCGACGCGCTGCCCACCGCGCCCTCCGGCATACACAAGCGCCACCGGCGGCTGATGCAGCCGATGTTCCACCAGCAGCGCATCGCCCGCTACGCCGAGGTCATGGCGACTCGTGCGCAGGCCATGGCCGACTCGTGGCGGCCGGGCCAAACGGTCGCCGTGGACGAGGAGTTGGCGCAGTTCTCCGTCGCCACACTCGCCGAGACGATGTTCTCGGCGGAGATCAGCCGCCCCGCCGCGGACGCGGTGATCCGCGACGTACCGATCCTGCTGAAGAACGCACTGGTGAGAACCGTCACGCCGAGACTCCTCGACCGCATCCCGGTCCCCGCCAACCGGCGCTTCGACACCGCCGCGAAGCGGCTGCGCACCGTCATCGACGAGGTCATCGCCCTCTCGCACCAGCAGGGCGACCAGGACCACGAGGACCTGCTCTCGCTGCTGATGGCCGCACGCGACTCCGACAGCGGCGACAAGCTGAGCGACCGCGAGGTACGGGACGAGCTGGTCGCGATCATGTTCGCGGGCACCGAGACCACGGCGTCGACGCTGTGCTGGACCTTCCACGAACTCGCGGCGCACCCCGAGGTCGAGGAGAAGCTGCTGGCCGAGATCGCCGCGGTGGCAGGCGACCGAGCGGTCACCTTCGAGGACGTACCGAAGCTCGTCTACATGGACCGCGTGCTGCACGAGATCTCCCGTATGCACTCGGTGCCGCTGCTGATGCGGCAGGCCACCGCGCCCGTCGAACTCGGCGGCTGGGAGGTGCCCGTCGGCACCGAACTGGCCTTCAGTCTCTACGCGCTGCACCGTGACGGCCGCCTCTACGACGAGCCGGAGCGCTTCGACCCGGACCGCTGGCTGGAGGAGCCGGGCACGAGGATTCCGCGCGAGGGATACATCCCGTTCGGGGCGGGGGCCCGCAAGTGCATCGGCGACGGCTTCGCCTGGACGGAGATCGTCATCACGCTGGCGACGGTGCTGCGGCGCTGGAGGTTCGAGCGGGTGCCGGGCCACAACGTCCGCGAGGTCGCCTCGGCGGTGGCGCACCCGGACAGCCT
- a CDS encoding cytochrome P450 — MTSPPPGSVPDSTTDSTPGRTTDHATDDTADHAGRTGHGTARGADDRATDGPSGAHTDTSAGAAAGTAESTGSPPAGSPPPGCPAHGLGPDGVRRLYGPEADADPLALYERLRREHGAVAPVLLPGDRPAWLVLGHRENLEVARTPSLFSRDSRLWRDMQQGKVPPDHPLAPLTMWQPLCVFADGEEHARLRKAVTESLSRFEARGIRRYVTRFAHQLIDEFEPEGKADLVEQFADQLPLRVITQLFGMPEHYGPRLTDAAKDMIRGSETAVASNDYITDALQDLVDRKRAEPGHDVASKLLEHPAKLSNDEVREHLRVVLVSANEPTVNLIANTLRLVLTDQRFRATLAGGHMTLPDALEQVLWDEPPMTTNIGRWATGDAQLAGKTIKSGDLLLLGLAAGNADPQIRPDKSTPMHGNRSHLAFSGGPHECPGQDLGRAIVDTGIDTLLTRLPDLRLAVPEEKLSWETALMSRRLVSLPVEFAPRRRDGGTGPGAGAPSVELPPLQTPEPASVPLPPEAPSAEHPSWWTSFKQWLRGR, encoded by the coding sequence GTGACCTCTCCACCACCCGGCTCGGTCCCGGACAGCACGACGGACAGCACCCCGGGCCGTACGACGGATCACGCCACGGACGACACCGCGGACCACGCCGGGCGCACCGGGCACGGCACCGCCCGGGGCGCCGACGACCGTGCCACGGACGGCCCTTCGGGCGCCCACACGGACACCTCCGCAGGCGCCGCCGCGGGCACCGCCGAGAGCACCGGCTCCCCGCCCGCCGGTTCCCCTCCCCCCGGCTGCCCGGCCCACGGACTCGGCCCCGACGGGGTGCGCCGCCTGTACGGGCCCGAGGCCGACGCCGACCCGCTCGCCCTGTACGAGCGCCTGCGCCGCGAACACGGCGCCGTAGCCCCGGTGTTGCTGCCCGGCGACCGTCCCGCGTGGCTCGTACTGGGGCACCGGGAGAACCTGGAGGTCGCACGCACGCCTTCGCTCTTCTCCCGCGACTCCCGCCTGTGGCGCGACATGCAGCAGGGCAAGGTCCCCCCGGACCACCCGCTGGCGCCGCTGACGATGTGGCAGCCGCTGTGCGTCTTCGCCGACGGCGAGGAGCACGCAAGGCTGCGCAAAGCCGTCACCGAGAGCCTGTCGCGCTTCGAAGCACGCGGCATCCGCCGCTATGTGACGCGCTTCGCGCACCAGCTCATCGACGAGTTCGAACCGGAGGGGAAGGCCGATCTCGTCGAGCAGTTCGCCGACCAGCTTCCGCTGCGGGTGATCACCCAGCTCTTCGGCATGCCCGAGCACTACGGGCCCCGGCTGACCGACGCCGCCAAGGACATGATCCGCGGCTCGGAGACCGCCGTGGCGAGCAACGACTACATCACCGACGCGCTTCAGGATCTGGTGGACCGCAAGCGTGCCGAGCCGGGCCACGACGTGGCGTCGAAGCTGCTGGAGCACCCGGCGAAGCTGTCCAATGACGAAGTACGCGAGCACCTTCGCGTCGTGCTCGTCTCGGCCAACGAGCCGACCGTCAATCTCATCGCGAACACTCTTCGCCTCGTACTGACCGACCAGCGCTTCCGCGCCACTCTGGCCGGTGGGCACATGACGCTGCCCGACGCTCTCGAACAGGTGCTGTGGGACGAGCCCCCGATGACGACCAATATCGGCCGCTGGGCGACGGGCGACGCCCAACTCGCGGGCAAGACCATCAAGTCAGGGGATCTGCTGCTGCTCGGCCTCGCCGCGGGCAACGCCGATCCGCAGATCCGCCCCGACAAGTCGACGCCCATGCACGGCAACCGCTCGCATCTCGCCTTCAGCGGCGGCCCCCACGAGTGCCCCGGACAGGATCTCGGCAGGGCCATCGTCGACACCGGCATCGACACCCTCCTCACCCGGCTCCCCGATCTTCGGCTCGCAGTGCCCGAGGAGAAGCTGAGCTGGGAGACCGCGCTGATGTCCCGCCGACTGGTCTCGCTTCCCGTGGAGTTCGCGCCACGCCGCCGCGACGGCGGCACGGGCCCGGGAGCGGGCGCACCGTCCGTCGAACTCCCGCCGCTCCAGACGCCGGAGCCCGCCTCCGTGCCGTTGCCTCCCGAGGCGCCGTCCGCCGAGCACCCGTCCTGGTGGACGTCGTTCAAGCAGTGGCTGAGGGGTCGGTGA
- a CDS encoding DUF742 domain-containing protein, with protein MSQESQGWDESGPERLYVITGGRSDPAELRGLDLVTLIVAREAPRVGMQPEQASILRVCSSPLSVAEISAYLGLPVSVITVLLADLLNEERVEARSPAPSLPDIELIEAVIHGLRNL; from the coding sequence ATGAGCCAGGAGTCTCAGGGGTGGGACGAGAGCGGGCCCGAGCGGCTCTATGTGATCACCGGTGGCCGCAGCGACCCGGCTGAATTACGCGGCCTCGACCTGGTCACGCTGATCGTGGCGAGGGAGGCCCCGAGAGTCGGGATGCAGCCCGAGCAGGCTTCGATTCTACGCGTGTGCAGTTCGCCGCTCTCCGTCGCTGAGATCTCCGCGTACCTGGGACTCCCCGTGAGCGTGATCACCGTTCTGCTGGCGGACCTGCTGAACGAGGAACGGGTCGAGGCGCGGTCGCCGGCCCCGTCCCTTCCCGACATCGAACTGATTGAGGCGGTGATCCATGGACTCCGGAATCTCTGA
- a CDS encoding roadblock/LC7 domain-containing protein, with translation MERRADMDWMLKDLAETVPQTRHVVVLSSDGLCMAKHDTDTDTADRLAAIGSGLQSLSSAVAAEFPHSDGRMRMVVIEVNGGFMYLMAAGAGAHLAVLADEGVDAGLVGGRMRDLVARIGEHLTSPPRDGGLAP, from the coding sequence ATGGAACGGCGTGCCGACATGGACTGGATGCTGAAGGACCTCGCGGAGACCGTCCCCCAGACCCGCCATGTGGTGGTGCTCTCCTCGGACGGCCTGTGCATGGCCAAGCACGACACCGACACCGACACGGCCGACCGGCTGGCGGCGATCGGCTCCGGCCTGCAAAGCCTCTCCTCCGCCGTCGCGGCCGAATTCCCCCACAGCGACGGGCGGATGCGGATGGTGGTCATCGAAGTCAACGGCGGCTTCATGTACTTGATGGCCGCAGGCGCGGGCGCGCACCTCGCCGTACTCGCGGACGAGGGCGTCGACGCAGGACTGGTCGGTGGGCGCATGAGGGACCTGGTGGCCCGCATCGGCGAACACTTGACCAGTCCCCCGCGCGACGGCGGATTGGCCCCATGA
- a CDS encoding GTP-binding protein: MDSGISDTAGTATGPRSEDRLPSSASSAVKIVIVGGFGVGKTTLVRSVSEIRPLTTEETMTQASENVDDTAGVERKTATTVAMDFGRISLNEELVLYLFGTPGQQRFWFLWNGLFEGALGAVVLVDTRRLEVSFDVIGRLEESAVPFVVAVNAFPEAPTYPVEELRGALDLDPGVPIIVCDARQRSSSQDVLLGLMHYLRSLALTPEAK, translated from the coding sequence ATGGACTCCGGAATCTCTGACACGGCTGGCACGGCGACGGGGCCTCGGAGCGAGGACAGACTCCCCTCCTCCGCCAGCTCCGCGGTCAAGATCGTCATCGTCGGCGGTTTCGGTGTCGGCAAGACGACGCTGGTCCGTTCCGTCAGCGAGATCCGTCCGCTGACGACGGAAGAGACGATGACGCAGGCGAGCGAGAACGTCGACGACACGGCCGGCGTGGAACGCAAGACCGCCACGACCGTCGCGATGGACTTCGGACGCATCAGCCTCAACGAGGAGCTGGTGCTCTACCTGTTCGGGACGCCCGGACAGCAGCGCTTCTGGTTCCTGTGGAACGGCCTGTTCGAGGGCGCTCTGGGAGCCGTGGTCCTCGTCGACACCCGCCGCCTCGAAGTGAGCTTCGACGTGATCGGACGGCTGGAGGAGTCGGCCGTCCCGTTCGTCGTCGCCGTCAACGCCTTCCCGGAGGCGCCCACTTACCCCGTGGAGGAGCTGCGCGGCGCCCTGGATCTGGACCCCGGTGTCCCGATCATCGTGTGCGACGCCCGCCAGCGCTCCTCCAGCCAGGACGTCCTGCTGGGACTCATGCACTACCTGCGCTCCCTCGCACTGACCCCGGAGGCGAAGTGA